AGGCCAGCGTCCATCCGGATCCATAGCGCGCGCGCCATGCCGATGGCGCGGCCTTCCATGTCGTGAATGACGCTGCCCGAATGCAACTTGCGCCCGTCGGCCTCGATCGGCCAACCGGTCACCGTCAGCCGCTCGCCCGGCGCGGGCCGGCGCTCCACCCGGGCGGCCATCCCCGCCAGCAACGCGGGCGTGTCGGTCAGCCCGGTGGCGAAATAGCTCGGGCAATCGAGCGCGGCCCAGACATAGCGCGTCGCTACCAGGCCATCGTCGCCTGCAAGGTCGGCGCGCGGCACCCACTGGTCCGCCGCCACCCGTGCCTTGGCGTCATAGCCGGTCAGGAGATGCAGCGCCTCCTCGGGATCGCGCAGCGGCCCGCACACGAAACAGCGCGGCGCCATATGCACCTCGGGCGCGGGAAAAGCCGCCTTCGCCGCCGCGATTGCCGCTGCTGCTGGTGGCGCGGGCATGGGATCGAGGTCGAGCGGCTTGCCCAGCAGCTCGCCCTCCACCAGCAGCGTCTCGCCATCGACCAGCCGCGCGCCCACATCGCCGCGCACCAGCCTGATCTCGCGGTCGAGCGGCGTCGGCGCGTGGAGACGCACCTTCGTCGCATTGCCGCCCACCGCCTCGGCGACGAGACCCGAGACATAGCCGCCATTGCCCATTCCATCGGGTCCGCGGAACCGGCTGTCGATGATGATCGGATCACTGTGGGTCATGGGCGCGTTGTAGGGGGGAAGAGGCGTGCCGTCACCCTCACCGACAGGAGCATCACCCATGAACATTCTCATCGTCCTCACCAGCCATGACGAACTCGGCGACACCGGCGAAAAAACGGGCTTCTGGCTCGAGGAACTGGCCGCGCCTTACTATGTCCTCAAGGACGCGGGTCACCGCCTCGCGCTGGCCAGCCCCAAGGGCGGCAAGCCGCCGCTCGATCCGCGCTCGGACAGCGAGGACAGCCAGACCGAGGACACCAAGCGCTTCAAGAACGACCCCGAGGCGCAGCAAGCGCTCGCCACCACCAAGCTCCTGTCCGAGATGAACCCCGCCGATTTCGATGCCGTCTTCTATCCCGGCGGCCACGGCCCGCTGTGGGATCTCGCGAGCAGCGAGGACAGCAAGCGGATCGTCGAGGGTACGCTGCGCTCGGGCAAGCCGGTCGCGCTCGTCTGCCACGCTCCCGCCGTGCTCAAAATCGTCGAGAATGAGGAAGGCAAGCCGATCGTGGAGGGCCGCAAGGTCACCGGCTTCACCAACGAGGAAGAGGAACAGGTCGGCCTCACCGACGTCGTCCCCTTCCTTCTCGAGGATTGCCTGAAACAGCAGGGCGCCGAGTGGAGCCAGGGCGGCGTCTTCGCCGAGCATGTCGTCGCCGACGGCCTCCTCATCACCGGCCAGAACCCGCCCTCAAGCGGCCCGACCGCGCAAGCGCTGTGCAAGGCGCTGGCGGCGAAGGGGGAATATGCCTGATTAGGCGAACCTGACGTCGTGCAGCCCTGCACGACATCCGTCGGATTTTCAAAGCACAAGCCGGCCGCCCGTCCACTGGACGAGCGGCTTTTTTCCGGCTTGGACTTTGAAAATGGTCGGGGAGAGAGGATACCCGACCAATTATTCTCAGACGCTAAGTCCTTGAAAACTTGTGATATCGAATAGCGCGCTGTGCAGAATTGTACAACGAATGGTACAATAAGCTGCACAGCGCGCCGTCCGTCATCGATTTGCGAGAGTCGACAACCAGGACGCGCGGGCGGCCTCTCGATCACGATCAGCGCCGAGCTGCCGGTCAACCTTCCCCCAGCCGAACCGGGTAAGGCGACGCGGCAGGATCATGGCGTGCGCATGGGGCGGGTTGTCGCTGCCCATCCGGAATGGCGCATGCAGCACCAGGATGAGCGGGAGCCCCCTGTTCTCGACATATTCATGGCGCGCCCACGCCCTCGCCTTCTCGTACGGGCCATGCAGGTTCGGCGCATCCTTGAACCGCAGAGTGACCTGCGCGAGCGCAAGGCTCTCGTCGGCCGGATAAGCTTCCTCGAAGTTATGCACGAGGAAATCCACGTCGGCGTAGAGCTGAGGCGCATGAGCAGGCAGGAGAACCTCGACGCGCTCTGCGGTATCGATCTTGCCCTCCTTCGCGGCTGGGCGGCGCTTGGCGAGGATTTTGGGCGCGATAGACTGGCGCACCCCCTTGCCTGCTTCCCAGTTGTGGCGAGCGAACGTGAAGGCATCATCAGGTTCACCGTCCCAGAACGACTTGAGCGCGATGGTCTTCGGCGTTTTAATCGTCGGCTTCGGCATCAGAACCACCCCGCGACGGCAATGCCGAGAATCTCGGCGCCGAATTCGAGGCCACGATACTTGTCGGCCCAGTCCAGATAGGGAGGGTCTTCCTCGATCTTCAGCCCGTCTTGCTCGAGACGGATGCACGGACCTTCGCCGGCCGATGGGATCAGCCATGCAGTGCCAGTCGGACGCGAGATCCAGACCCGATAGGCCAGGAACAGGCGATCATCGCCCTGAAGTTTGGCGTCGAAGGTCGCGTGGCCGGGCTTGTCTGACGCGCGACTAATGACCAGGTCGCATGTGACCGCATTGGCCACGGCCAAGCCCTCGCGGATGAGGAGTGGCCGCTGACAGCTGGTGCCGAGAACGACGACGTTTGCCTCGGCCAGCATCACGCTGTGCTTCAGGTATGGATGGAACGTCTCGGGTTTCTGATCGACCACCCCGTCGATCAGCATGCCGATGGCGAGCATCAGCCGCTTCACTTGGTCTCGCGGTTCGGGGATCGGGTCGAGTGGCAGTCGGTCGATCGGGCTTGGTATTTGTTGCATCTGCGATGCTTCCTTTTGTCTGGCTGCTTATCGCAACGACCAAGCCGTGTTGTTGCGAGCAGCTTTCATTGGATTGGCTTGATCAATCCTCACCCTCTCCTTTCATTCCGAGCTTGCTCGGCCTGCCCACGAGCCCTCGTGCCCCATATGGGGAGATTTGGTTCCTTGACGATCATGACATTTCACGGGGTTCACCCCGCCCGAGGGCGCGTCCAAGTGCCCGGGGGTTTATTACGCCACCGCGTAAAAACCCTTCACGGGTGAAATGTTATTATCGTCTCTCTGCTAACATTTTTTGGCGGGCCTCTTTCGCCCGCCTCCCCTGACCTGATACTATTTCAGGAAAGGGGGACGGTCGATGAAACGGCGTAAACGCCGCACAGATGATGAGGACGATATCGGTCCGATTGGCAAGCGGAAGCCGAAGCGCAACTTTGATCTCGAAAAGAGATTGGTCGGAGGTGTCGGGCGCTTCCCGCCGCGAGCCGACGGTTCGCCAGCTCTGGGGTTTGCGACCCTTGGTCACAACAATCTGAAGACTTGGAACCAGGTAGCGAAGGCTCAAGGCCACAACGAGCGTCACATCGACGTTCCGAACGTCGAAGACGAGCGGCCGGAACCGATCGAGCTA
The nucleotide sequence above comes from Sphingomicrobium arenosum. Encoded proteins:
- a CDS encoding type 1 glutamine amidotransferase domain-containing protein, yielding MNILIVLTSHDELGDTGEKTGFWLEELAAPYYVLKDAGHRLALASPKGGKPPLDPRSDSEDSQTEDTKRFKNDPEAQQALATTKLLSEMNPADFDAVFYPGGHGPLWDLASSEDSKRIVEGTLRSGKPVALVCHAPAVLKIVENEEGKPIVEGRKVTGFTNEEEEQVGLTDVVPFLLEDCLKQQGAEWSQGGVFAEHVVADGLLITGQNPPSSGPTAQALCKALAAKGEYA